One window from the genome of Dolosigranulum savutiense encodes:
- a CDS encoding sensor histidine kinase, which produces MLRIFLKQHRSYIIVYVLNFILISYLVFVTGATIDDRLISYAGLLSFVLLVLFLVWRFWQMRPLYEELSKTVMELEDLKVNLPKKDAVTAQFVQYMDQQYKVGREALLEAEANNEQWRLLIINWVHHMRSPINGLRLTLENQREGAYYELLLECDRLDQQLDTILNLARVSSIASDLVIEELDLNDVLKTAINNHKRQFIYQQITPAFKSITDAYVYSDRKWLTFIIEQLLRNALKFSRLNSVMTCTVTRTDGAISLIIMDQGIGIPASDLPRVFELYFTGYNGRHNKSSTGIGLYLVKQVATELNIKVGIESEEQVGTQITLTFPL; this is translated from the coding sequence ATGTTAAGGATATTTTTGAAGCAACATCGGAGTTATATTATCGTTTATGTTCTAAATTTTATACTTATCTCTTATTTAGTGTTTGTGACAGGAGCTACTATTGATGATCGTTTAATTAGTTATGCGGGCTTATTGTCATTTGTTTTATTAGTATTATTTTTAGTTTGGCGATTTTGGCAGATGCGTCCACTATATGAGGAATTATCAAAAACAGTCATGGAATTGGAAGATTTGAAGGTGAATTTACCGAAGAAGGATGCGGTTACAGCTCAATTTGTTCAGTATATGGATCAACAATATAAAGTAGGACGGGAAGCATTGCTGGAGGCGGAAGCAAACAATGAGCAATGGCGATTATTAATTATTAATTGGGTGCATCATATGCGCTCGCCAATTAATGGGTTGCGGTTGACACTGGAAAATCAAAGAGAAGGAGCGTATTATGAGTTGTTATTGGAGTGCGATCGGTTGGATCAACAGTTAGATACGATATTGAACTTAGCTCGGGTATCATCGATTGCGTCTGATCTGGTGATTGAGGAATTAGACTTGAATGATGTGCTCAAGACAGCCATCAATAACCATAAGCGGCAATTTATTTATCAACAAATTACGCCTGCCTTTAAGTCGATTACTGATGCGTATGTTTATAGTGACCGAAAGTGGCTAACCTTCATCATTGAACAACTTTTGCGCAATGCCTTGAAATTTTCTCGTTTGAATTCAGTGATGACGTGTACAGTTACGCGGACAGATGGAGCTATTTCACTTATTATTATGGATCAAGGAATTGGAATTCCAGCCAGTGATTTGCCTCGTGTATTTGAACTATATTTTACTGGATATAATGGCCGCCACAATAAGTCGTCAACCGGTATTGGACTTTATTTAGTTAAGCAAGTGGCGACAGAGTTGAATATAAAAGTGGGCATTGAGTCAGAGGAGCAAGTTGGGACACAGATTACGTTAACCTTTCCTCTATAA
- a CDS encoding response regulator transcription factor — protein MAKLVAIVEDDVTLASSMRQGLQKYGYDVWVAEEFQQIAQDIVAVDPDLVLLDINLPNFDGYHWCREIRKQSRVPIIIVSSRDSKMDQILGIEFGADDYILKPFDMEILLSKIQGLMRRVYGELAVKNLALEVNQVMLNKEALQLHYGELIADLTVVECRVFQTLMERFPEAARREELMIAVWDDDTLIEENTLNVNMKRCRDVLKTYQIPLQIKTIRSYGYRLECL, from the coding sequence ATGGCGAAATTAGTAGCTATTGTGGAAGATGATGTGACGTTGGCAAGCAGTATGAGACAAGGACTTCAGAAGTATGGTTATGATGTATGGGTGGCGGAAGAATTCCAGCAGATTGCCCAAGATATTGTTGCGGTAGATCCAGATTTAGTCTTGTTAGATATTAATTTGCCGAACTTTGATGGGTATCATTGGTGTCGAGAGATTCGGAAACAATCGCGTGTGCCCATTATAATCGTATCGTCCAGAGATTCGAAGATGGATCAAATTTTAGGCATTGAGTTTGGGGCAGATGATTATATTTTGAAGCCGTTTGATATGGAGATTTTGTTAAGTAAAATTCAAGGACTCATGCGACGTGTCTATGGTGAGTTGGCGGTGAAGAATTTGGCGTTGGAAGTCAATCAGGTTATGTTGAACAAAGAGGCATTGCAATTACATTATGGTGAACTGATAGCTGACTTGACGGTGGTAGAGTGTCGGGTATTTCAAACATTGATGGAACGGTTTCCGGAGGCAGCCAGACGAGAAGAATTGATGATAGCTGTCTGGGATGATGACACACTAATTGAAGAAAATACGCTCAATGTCAATATGAAACGATGCCGTGACGTACTGAAAACTTATCAGATCCCGCTACAAATAAAAACAATCCGTTCCTATGGTTACCGCTTGGAATGTTTGTAG
- a CDS encoding cyclase family protein, with protein sequence MTTLYKLLEQLKSHNWIDLTHPVHADIPRFSAFNPIIVESIATIDTDGFLGQQVTIGTQYGTHIDAPNHFAKGRRELTELTQKEWTLPLYVIHKVAAAEENPDYELTIQDIKAFEAEHGQIQPDSFVALATGWSDRFDSPETFYNRDEDGVEHTPGWSVEALQFLHEERNVTAIGHETLNTDSGAAIAKHQALPAERYWLEQDKYQVEVIKGLADLPATGALIQIAAPRIEELGGFNTEVFAILPN encoded by the coding sequence ATGACAACTTTATACAAGTTATTAGAACAATTAAAGTCACATAATTGGATAGATTTAACTCATCCAGTTCATGCCGATATTCCTCGTTTTTCGGCTTTCAATCCAATTATAGTCGAGTCGATTGCGACCATTGACACGGATGGCTTCTTAGGACAACAGGTAACCATCGGGACACAATACGGCACTCATATCGATGCACCGAATCACTTTGCAAAAGGTCGGCGTGAACTGACAGAATTGACCCAGAAAGAATGGACGTTGCCACTTTATGTGATTCATAAAGTAGCGGCTGCTGAGGAAAATCCTGATTACGAACTCACGATCCAAGATATTAAGGCATTCGAAGCGGAGCACGGGCAGATTCAACCGGACAGTTTTGTTGCTTTGGCTACAGGATGGTCAGACCGCTTCGATTCTCCGGAAACTTTCTACAATCGGGATGAAGATGGGGTGGAGCACACACCTGGATGGTCAGTTGAAGCGTTGCAGTTTTTGCACGAAGAACGCAATGTGACAGCAATTGGCCACGAGACACTCAATACAGATTCGGGCGCTGCTATCGCGAAGCATCAAGCTCTGCCAGCTGAACGGTATTGGCTAGAGCAAGATAAATATCAAGTTGAAGTCATTAAAGGACTGGCAGATCTGCCGGCTACAGGAGCACTTATTCAAATTGCAGCTCCAAGAATTGAAGAATTAGGTGGCTTTAACACTGAAGTCTTTGCTATCTTACCCAATTAA
- a CDS encoding 5-methyltetrahydropteroyltriglutamate--homocysteine methyltransferase: protein MTHTSNRFLTVGSLLRPEDLLNYKEQIRQAEDITYPFYNDFDGYKETETAAVKSVIEKQVEVDLPELTDGEYSKALWHTDFVWGLNGARRYIAEQGYFFRDKDSKESTYETRRDIGVDFVDAIDGKNHPFLDHFRRLAELSPDDATLKQCIPSPSHIYGENLVFGKLSDTYYEGKEEQFRQDLAQAYKDFLGEFKQIGGKIVQFDDCLWELFSDDDHPFIDDKEKFEALAQEFIDLNNEVIAFAHDLGLKVYTHNCRGNYDSRNMSDGTYESISHLFLKQLNYDRFYLEWDDERAGSLNALEAFSDRPDTEVVLGLLSSKTDHLDDEERVQSALKEATQYVAKDKLYLSHQCGFASCDNGNQLSHDQQWAKIKQGQKIALDFWGE, encoded by the coding sequence ATGACACACACATCAAACCGCTTTTTAACTGTTGGCTCACTACTCAGACCAGAAGATTTACTCAATTATAAAGAACAAATTCGTCAGGCTGAAGATATCACTTATCCGTTCTATAATGACTTCGATGGCTACAAAGAAACAGAAACAGCAGCTGTTAAGTCTGTCATCGAAAAACAAGTCGAAGTTGACTTGCCCGAATTGACAGATGGTGAGTACTCCAAAGCACTCTGGCATACTGATTTTGTCTGGGGCTTGAACGGAGCGCGCCGTTACATTGCTGAACAAGGTTACTTCTTCCGTGACAAAGATAGCAAAGAATCAACCTACGAAACTCGTCGAGATATCGGAGTTGATTTTGTAGACGCTATTGATGGGAAAAATCACCCATTCCTAGACCACTTCCGTCGCTTAGCTGAACTATCACCAGATGATGCGACTTTAAAACAATGTATCCCATCACCATCTCATATTTACGGTGAAAATCTTGTCTTCGGGAAATTATCGGACACTTATTATGAAGGGAAAGAAGAACAGTTCCGCCAAGATTTAGCTCAAGCTTACAAAGATTTCTTAGGCGAATTCAAACAGATCGGTGGTAAAATCGTCCAGTTCGATGACTGCTTATGGGAATTATTCTCTGATGATGACCATCCATTTATTGATGATAAAGAAAAATTTGAAGCATTAGCTCAAGAATTCATCGATCTAAATAATGAAGTAATTGCCTTTGCTCATGATTTAGGACTTAAAGTATATACCCATAACTGTCGTGGAAACTATGATTCACGAAATATGTCTGATGGGACATATGAATCAATTTCTCATTTATTCTTGAAACAACTGAACTACGACCGCTTCTACTTAGAGTGGGATGATGAACGTGCTGGTAGCTTGAATGCTCTTGAAGCATTTAGCGATCGTCCTGATACAGAAGTCGTTCTTGGTCTCCTCTCTAGTAAGACTGACCACTTAGATGACGAAGAGCGCGTCCAATCTGCTCTTAAAGAAGCCACACAATATGTAGCCAAAGATAAACTCTATCTATCACACCAATGTGGTTTTGCTTCTTGTGACAATGGCAACCAGCTCTCTCACGACCAACAATGGGCTAAAATCAAACAAGGTCAAAAAATTGCTCTCGACTTTTGGGGAGAATAA
- a CDS encoding mannitol-1-phosphate 5-dehydrogenase, which produces MLAVHFGAGNIGRGFIGEVLYKNGFEISFIDVNDTIIDALNDQGTYTIELAEDGATSIDISNVKGINSKNHLQAVVDEIKQADIITTAIGANILPLIAPTIAQGLSVRYGSGNITPLDIIACENMIGGSTLLKEEVLQHIDSEEIKEYINSYIGFPDAAVDRIVPLQSHEDVLKVTVEPYKEWVIDRSGIKNTNIQLDSVSYVDDLAPYIERKLFTVNTGHATTAYHGKYAGYEYIHEALKDDEVYESVRGALEETGQLMIEKWNFDKKEHQVYIDKILERFKNSKLADKIDRVGRGPIRKAGYSDRFVQPIREATERNLSVDYLTTTLAKLLLFDVPEDSESIKLRERLANEDVKDVVIDITGLTSDSLVNSIVKKYNELNKN; this is translated from the coding sequence ATGTTAGCAGTACACTTTGGAGCAGGAAATATTGGACGTGGATTTATCGGAGAAGTTCTTTATAAAAATGGATTTGAAATATCTTTTATTGATGTGAATGACACAATTATTGATGCATTAAATGATCAAGGAACATACACAATTGAGCTAGCTGAAGATGGGGCAACTTCAATTGATATTTCTAATGTAAAAGGTATTAACAGCAAAAATCACCTTCAAGCAGTTGTTGATGAGATTAAACAAGCTGATATTATAACTACAGCTATTGGTGCAAATATTTTACCATTGATTGCTCCAACTATTGCACAGGGGTTAAGTGTACGTTACGGTAGCGGAAATATTACTCCATTAGATATCATTGCTTGCGAAAATATGATTGGTGGAAGTACCCTATTGAAAGAAGAAGTTCTCCAACATATTGATAGTGAAGAAATTAAAGAATACATTAATAGTTACATTGGATTTCCAGATGCAGCAGTTGACCGTATTGTACCCCTTCAATCACATGAAGATGTGCTTAAGGTAACGGTAGAGCCTTATAAAGAGTGGGTAATTGATAGATCTGGTATTAAGAACACTAATATTCAATTGGATAGTGTAAGTTATGTGGATGATCTAGCACCGTATATAGAAAGAAAGCTATTTACAGTTAATACTGGACATGCAACTACTGCTTATCATGGAAAATACGCTGGATATGAGTATATTCATGAAGCACTTAAAGATGATGAAGTCTATGAAAGTGTTCGTGGTGCTCTTGAAGAAACTGGCCAACTAATGATTGAAAAATGGAATTTTGATAAAAAAGAACATCAAGTTTATATTGATAAAATTTTAGAACGATTTAAAAATAGTAAATTGGCCGACAAAATTGATCGAGTCGGACGTGGACCTATTCGAAAGGCTGGATATTCAGACCGATTTGTTCAACCTATTCGTGAAGCAACAGAACGAAACTTATCGGTTGATTATTTAACCACAACACTAGCAAAATTATTGCTATTTGATGTACCTGAAGATAGTGAAAGTATCAAATTGAGAGAGCGATTAGCTAATGAAGATGTTAAGGATGTTGTAATAGATATTACTGGTTTAACAAGCGACAGTTTAGTAAATTCAATTGTTAAAAAGTATAATGAGCTAAATAAAAATTAA
- a CDS encoding PTS sugar transporter subunit IIA, producing the protein MEILRKENISLNQSYNTKEEAIRAVGQLLVDGGYVEVDYVEAMIERDESASTYMGNNLAIPHGTEEAKKHVIETGISFVQVPDGVDFGKGEAKILVGIAGKGDDHLEILSQIAIFCNEQENIDKLIQANSEDEILDLLGGIES; encoded by the coding sequence ATGGAAATCTTAAGAAAAGAGAATATATCACTAAACCAATCATACAACACAAAAGAGGAAGCTATTCGAGCGGTAGGACAATTACTCGTAGATGGTGGATATGTTGAAGTAGATTATGTTGAGGCCATGATTGAACGTGACGAATCAGCATCAACATACATGGGAAATAATCTCGCAATACCTCATGGGACAGAAGAAGCTAAAAAACATGTAATTGAGACGGGTATTTCTTTTGTACAAGTGCCTGATGGAGTTGATTTTGGTAAAGGAGAAGCGAAGATCTTGGTTGGAATTGCTGGAAAAGGTGATGATCACTTAGAAATTCTATCTCAAATAGCAATCTTCTGTAATGAACAAGAGAATATTGATAAGCTAATCCAAGCTAATTCAGAAGATGAAATTCTCGATTTACTGGGAGGTATTGAATCATAA
- a CDS encoding BglG family transcription antiterminator, translated as MYLSKREKLLLTLLMNQPSGMTVSFLIEKLDVSRRTVYRELSNAEETLDNFGLKLVKDAKGYIIAGDKENLDKLRNSISEKKLLGDFSKKQRQRILIIKLLLAEDELKIDGLAIDLGVSASTIQSDLQSIEQMFQEYKIEVERRKSLGIIAHADEISLRLIISGLISIEFNEFNFFRLFDEANNIIEERYHSLSNVFLEVIDQKALEISFKSIRQYEKFRFDEVTDTQLQNLIILLALTAMRIKEGYTIKYQDNKIKQKREKNKVLAEYLLDELTLQYSNFIVTEEEINFLTSQIEGLNVPLKHEFSESYDINLIYKTRELIRSVSDEMNRDLREDKTLYNDLLAHINASLSRDQSPIYKKSNPLLDKIYYEFTELSHVVEKHLKRLFLDIDFHANDVLYIVIHFASAFERTAEINDLSILIVCSSGVGTAKILESRLVKNIPEINAVDISTVSNLYKHNFEEYDLILSTIFLNGFEQEYKVVTPLIMDDEMENIKTIIAQKISHKRSHRKVVSRNTNTIKSLDQFDEFNNFYRRTSIINTILRSFNVKTIKNKPSIRDMLEYICSNLEEEVILERESVVQKLERRLNQAPIGIPDTQMALFHCIDSSIKQPFFSIYDLEEPINIQDMSHSNMKLTRVLLMLGPEPIDEMAQEILGTISGSIVENQFNLQLFNDGSREVLEQFISQLFLSILKN; from the coding sequence ATGTATCTATCTAAACGTGAGAAACTTCTGTTGACGTTATTAATGAATCAACCTTCAGGCATGACTGTTAGTTTTTTAATAGAAAAACTTGATGTAAGTCGACGAACAGTTTATCGAGAGTTATCTAATGCAGAAGAAACATTAGATAACTTTGGGTTAAAATTAGTTAAAGATGCAAAAGGATACATCATTGCGGGAGATAAAGAAAATCTTGACAAATTACGAAATAGTATTAGTGAGAAAAAACTATTAGGTGACTTTTCGAAGAAACAACGTCAACGAATCTTGATTATAAAGTTGTTACTTGCTGAGGATGAACTGAAAATAGATGGATTAGCGATTGATCTTGGGGTTAGTGCTAGTACAATTCAGAGTGATTTGCAGTCAATTGAACAAATGTTTCAAGAATATAAGATTGAAGTTGAACGTCGAAAAAGCTTAGGGATTATAGCTCATGCCGATGAGATAAGTTTGCGACTAATTATTAGTGGGCTAATTTCAATCGAATTTAATGAGTTTAATTTTTTTCGACTATTTGATGAAGCAAATAATATTATCGAAGAACGATATCACAGTTTATCGAATGTATTTTTGGAAGTAATTGATCAGAAAGCACTGGAGATATCATTTAAGTCAATACGACAATATGAAAAATTTAGATTTGATGAAGTAACTGATACGCAACTTCAAAACTTAATTATTCTTTTAGCATTAACTGCGATGAGAATTAAAGAAGGATACACAATTAAGTATCAGGATAATAAAATTAAACAAAAAAGAGAAAAAAATAAAGTGTTGGCAGAGTATTTGTTGGATGAGTTGACTTTGCAATATAGCAATTTTATTGTTACAGAGGAGGAAATAAACTTTCTTACTAGTCAAATTGAAGGATTAAACGTTCCATTAAAACATGAATTTTCGGAATCTTATGATATTAATTTAATCTATAAAACAAGAGAGTTGATACGATCAGTTTCTGATGAGATGAACCGAGACTTGCGAGAGGACAAGACACTGTACAATGATTTGTTAGCACATATTAATGCATCACTATCACGCGATCAATCGCCAATTTACAAGAAATCAAATCCTCTATTAGATAAAATTTATTATGAATTTACTGAGTTAAGTCATGTTGTTGAAAAACACTTGAAACGTTTATTTTTAGATATTGATTTCCATGCAAATGATGTGCTTTATATTGTAATTCATTTTGCTTCAGCATTTGAGCGAACAGCTGAAATAAATGATTTGAGTATCCTTATTGTTTGTTCTAGCGGTGTGGGGACTGCTAAGATTTTAGAAAGTCGTTTGGTAAAAAATATTCCTGAAATCAATGCCGTCGATATTTCGACTGTATCCAATTTATACAAACATAATTTTGAAGAATACGATTTAATTCTGTCGACAATTTTCTTGAATGGATTTGAACAAGAATATAAAGTAGTGACTCCTTTAATCATGGATGACGAAATGGAAAATATTAAAACAATTATTGCACAGAAGATTTCGCATAAACGATCACACAGAAAAGTAGTCAGTAGAAATACTAATACAATAAAATCCTTAGATCAATTTGATGAGTTCAATAATTTTTATCGTCGCACATCAATAATCAATACAATTCTTCGCTCATTTAATGTTAAGACTATAAAAAATAAACCATCTATTCGAGACATGTTAGAATATATTTGCTCGAATCTTGAAGAAGAGGTAATTCTTGAACGAGAATCGGTAGTACAAAAGTTAGAGCGACGATTAAACCAAGCCCCAATTGGTATACCAGATACACAGATGGCACTGTTTCATTGTATTGACTCGAGTATTAAACAACCCTTCTTTAGCATCTATGACTTGGAAGAGCCGATAAATATTCAAGATATGTCGCATAGTAATATGAAGCTGACTAGAGTCTTGCTAATGCTAGGACCAGAACCTATCGATGAGATGGCACAAGAAATATTAGGCACAATAAGTGGATCTATCGTTGAAAATCAATTTAATTTGCAATTATTTAATGATGGATCTAGAGAAGTGTTAGAACAATTTATTAGCCAATTATTTTTATCAATATTAAAAAACTGA